The Crassostrea angulata isolate pt1a10 chromosome 1, ASM2561291v2, whole genome shotgun sequence nucleotide sequence ACGTTTTTTATATGCAGGTTGGGACGACGACGATTTGGACGACTATGACGTTGTGGACCGTCACCAGAGGTTCAGTGATAacagtaagtacatgtaataagtacAGCTACAGGTATTAAACAAGATTTGTAGATTTTTTACATTCCTTGTTCTAAATGacgtccgaatttcctctgaaGGCAGCGATTCCGAGGACGATACTTACGCCCGCCCTGACATGAACTTAGAACCAGTTTATTCGTCCATTCGTGACCACATCGCACACCCCGACTCCTCGTCAGGTAGATGGCCGCTCTGCGCTGGCGCGCCATGTATCCTGCTCGGCTCCTTGTATCATATAACAAAAAGCATGTGCTTATAATCCAACCGCATATACCTTCAATAGAGTAATTAAATTTTCTTGTACGTGCTGCAGGGATGACTTGTGCATATCCAATTTATATGGTTTATATCATCTATATATTTATGGATTCTTCTGATACCgagttaaagggacttggacacgatttaagcttaaaattaaaaaaattatttttcgatTCTTATTGTTTAGAATGGTTATTAGGGGTAcatttaatgctttgtcaaaacttgaaagtcaaatattgagtcataagcaatatacagagtttaaaattctttgttttgtaaacaaagcccgAGCCTTGTAATTGTTAACATACGGGTTATACAGGTATacgtttcaatcaaatgttgcttttctCTGTTgttaatagtatttatgaacacattaaatgagtttattttgtttgccacgagtcatttcgtcaaataaatgataattcattacctaccattatttgtaaacaaatataagactcgagctttgtttacataacaataataataaattcTTACCTCTGCATTGCTCTTAAGGCTGACTTCAAGAAtccaaattttggtcaatcattcaaaatgcacaatTAAACcagttaaaacataaaaaacaaaaaataaaattttgaactcaaatcgtgtccaagtccctttaagagtTGACTGGCCACCTGATTTTCTATTCAGTCCTATCTTTCTTCGTTCTATGCATACGCTATATAAAGTAGTATGCTATAACTGTATAACAATGCCTGCTAGACTGTATAGTCAAGCTATTGCTTACACAGAAAGTCTTTCTGAACAAAGAGAAACAGATCAGTTTTCAAGTCAGTTCAGACACcatctataattttttttaaagaaaaggtaAATACTTTTAACACAATTGTTTGGTATTTCCAAAGCGCAAAAATCCACGAGCTTCTGCTTTTAATTACATTGGCATATTCTATCATTCTCTACATAGCTAAAAACTGCATTATATATTGCATCTTGTAGATCAAACCTACATAAAAGCGAAACCTTATTGAATTATTGAGTATAAACTTTCATTATCATAGCAACATGATAATAAGCATTTAACATCCCagttaatataattaaaaaagagtatctgaaaaaaatatatgtataagcaTGGTTCATTATTTTCCCTCTCTTGTCGATATTTGTTGACTATACTTTCATCAGTCTCCTCATTACTAACCTTTGCCCCACAGATTCCGGTGGTGAGCCCCTGGGCATTTACCGTTCTTCTCACTACTCCTCGGCATCGGAGATCGAGGGCCTCAGAATAAGGACAACCTCGGGGTACGACCATCCTTATGACGTAGCGAGCCTCAAAATACAGACCGAGCGGGTTTCTACAGGTGAACAGTTTGATTAAATAGGTCTGATCGCCTGTGTGTGTGTAGAAAAATACAACTTTTACTTcaatatcatattctacaagAAAGACTTAGCGTCTTTAAACAGTACACATTACAGCAGTTTTGCATTGTTGTTGGTTACAGACTCTTatcaatattaatttcaatacaCAGAtcgggaaaaaataataaatcgttAATTCAGTCTTACAAAAATGTTGGTGGGGTGGGGTATTAGCGGGCTTGATGCACGCTGACTAGTTGTTTGCAGAATCAAGATGTTCTTCGCGTAACACGTTGCTTTTTTAACTCTTAATTAAGTCATCTACCATTAATTAAATTAGGCTTGTTCTGTTTTGATCCCAAGTAAAGAatgacttttttctttattccttTTTGCAATGCCGTTTTATCATTCAGTAGTTTTCCTTACTAACAACTTATCTTGTGGGTTTTATTGGTTTGTTTTACCACTTCAGTGTCCATTAAATCCTTACAATTAATTCTAACATATAAGTTTTCTAAAGTTTTACCATCTTGAACAACTCCTTGTTTTCTGATAACCTTTCTGGTTGTGACTAGATTTCcggatacatgtatacacatgaATAAATGTTTCTTTAACGTGCTCTTAATTTGTAGTCAAATTTCAATAAatccagtttttttttaattcttctaatttatttaataatcttTGTTGACTAATTTTACAGGTAAGAAAGCCATGTTTACGATATAAGATAATAAACCTTGCTCACAACCCTTTAGACTGCCGTACGAATCGGTTAATAAGCCGAAGTATCTTTAATGGCTATCATACCGTTAACATAGAAAATACACATTTTACTTACTTCAGTTTATCTTTTGTGAGCAACAGAAGCACAAGCATAAAACAACACTAAATATATACTAAAGGGTTTTTTTCCTGGGTTTAGGGTTAGATTggaaaagatacatgtatctatgtaCAAATCGGGAAAAACAATAAGGAAGCCTTGCGATGTCAGCAAAAAATTATGCTTGAATACTGCACTTCAGAACATTGCTATCTAGAGATAGCTTTAATGTCTTACATAAAAATTAAGGATATGTGTCGAATACTTTGAAAGAATATTAGTAAAACGTAGTTTGTACTGATtagtattttatcaaaataaattaagcaCACAACTGTTATACAGTCATATATAATCTAAGGTGGCTCACTATACTTTGAAATAGTTTGTCAAATCAGCAGAACATTACTTGGCAACGATAGACAGCATGATGAATAAGAAGTACGGCAAACcgtgcaattttggataaaataaatattttttcaaatatttatttaataaatgttaacTAATAACCccggcggattcgaactcataatctgcggttcacaagcccgaTAATTCAGCCaatgagctatgacgatattaaatcaaatcgattgatacaaacatttgAACAAATCATTTAAATAGCCATTATGAGACGTAGTTTTTAGGCTGTGTGTAGTGAGAAGCCTTATTTCAATACAATAAGGTTTAGACCCATGTACACTCttaaatagaaaaatcaatGTCCAATGTGAGGTTACTTCAATATGGACTAATCTATattcaaaaatgcattttagCCATAATTTTGTTCTGCTTCTTGTTTTCCTCTCTTGACGGAAAACTAAAGTTGTAAatcctttttaaaagaaagcaTCCTTATAAGAACCCTTACAACATGCTCTGGCAGTAATATCCTCTGTACAATTCATTTTTAGGTGAACCATCCTACCTTACAAGTGCAGACTTACAGGGCCCAAGGAATGCAAGCATTTCCGCcaccaagaacgtggaatctAACATTGCCTCATTGCTAGGTCTAGGTCTAAATTTGAAGGACAAAGCCAAAACAGACTCGGACAGTGATTCAAGTGTAGACCCGTACGTGGAATTCGTCGGAGAGGGTGTGATAAAGGAAAACAAACAACCAACAAAGAACAAGACCTCCAGAAAAAAGCGCCATCATGAGGAACCCGCGCTAAACAGTGTTCCCGAAGACCCGTATATGGAGTTCGTGGGCGAGGGATTAATGTGTGGGAATGGAGACGGTGACGAGAAGGATTCTACAGAGGAAGAAGGGCCCAGTGTGAATCGACAGACTGAAAACAGGAAGAACGAAAGTGTAAAGAAAAAGCCACTGTCCTACCACCGCTCCCTACAGCTGGAGCTCAACAAGAAACTCGTCAAGCGCCTACACGAACCGGAGGAAGTGACGTCAGAATCGAAAGAGTCTGGGCAGTCAGGAGACGATGAACCGTTGTACGAGAACTTCCTACAGATAAACACTCTAGAGACGCGGAGTCTGCCACGTGATATAAAGATACCCTCCACACCTCCTATACAGTCTCACAAACGAAAACAAAACAGTTTTGATTCAAACACAGACAGCTCCAGTGATGGCGAGCTTTTGCCCGCTCAGACTTGTTGTGTCGGCTCCGAATAATTTCAATTGCATGACTTTTTTTCACCCTTGAACAACCTCGTGTATTTCTGtacctttatttattttcaaaagtacattGCAGTTGctacaataaataaatgttcgtgttttatttattgataattcgAGGCTTATCTCGTTCAAAATAAATCTAcaagtaaaatataaatgatttagcGCAATGATTGTGCATTCTGGGTATCTATTACAGCCATATCTAATTTGGATACCCTCCTTAGTGTCATATTttattaatgcatatttttatggttaacatttaatatgtcaaaataacaatacaattaCAACCCCTCCCCTTTTATTTTTCCCTGGgataatttttggaaaatatttagATTCGCTGTGTATCACATGCATGTGTCAACCAATACGATTATTTATCACTTTTAATACGTTAAAGgtaggtatgtttattttactcGGTTGCTCTATTCGATTAAGGAGATCGAGTCTTCTCGTCATCAGATCTCCTTCTTATATTAAGAAATTCATCAAATTATGACACAGTCAACCCGACCATTTAACCAAATGATTTTCGAGTACTcgtttatttgtttgaaaattaaaaggcTTCTCTTCCGACCGATAtgatgtataaaaataaacaaagaacagAACAAAACTGTGTACATACAGAGGTTACATGCTTTGGGAGGCACACCATCTGTGCAATGTCTGTTTcctaaaattataattaaacaatCGGCAGAATAGGGAGatgcattgttttttaatttctcaaGTCAACGTTTAGAATAGAGTTGTCTCCCGTAAGCTACATGCATATGTCTGAGCTTTAGCAGTTATAATAGATTAGCAACTAaccagaaaaaaattcattgtaatAACGATATATTAAATAGAATACAACTTCTATGATGTTTTAACAGATAAGATACTGCTGTCCTGACAGTGAGCGAGTGACTGACACTAATACCAGAACTTAATCACGAACTGTTTTTACAGTctcttaatgtattttttttatcccatACGCCCCGACCATTCATAGCTAATGCTTCTCATCCTAAACGCATTAAATATCACActgtttacatttcatttaaaatattgtttattggCTTCAAATAAATGTGCACGTGAAAGCACGTTCATCTGTGAACACTTACCGCAAGGAACAATAATATGGTTGCACTTTTTTCTGAATTATCAAAAACCTTTAAGCGAAAAAGATTTCAAGGCGAAAACGCCCTAGGTGAAACTAAAGTTTTCTCTTCATCTCAAacgttaatttttttgttcactATTTGACCCTCATATTCAGGGTTTGATTTCATCATCAAAATAGATATATGTACGGGGCTTTTCAGATGTGTTGTcaaaagatactcaaaatattgttcaatacGTTCacgaataagaaaaaaaatatcttgttcTGAAAGAGATAAACAACAAACATTCAGTATCATTAGTCAGTATCATACGTCTTGCTATAAACAGTTAAGTGGCATTAATTGTGAATCTTGTAAATTCGATtttgttgcttaataaattaCCAATGCATGAATAAACTTTCTCTTAAGaacttttgaataaaataattatgcatataaagaaaaacacGAGTTTATTCATCCTGTAGCTTTTTTTATGTTAACATCCCAATGTAGATGCATaaaggtaattaaataaatgttcccTAGTACATTTGTACTAAACATTACGTGGAGCTGTCACTTCATATTATACagggtgcgtcgatttacccaaatggaacGGCAAATGACCCAAATGGTAAcacaaatggacccaaatggaaaCACAAATGGAAACAATTGGAAATTGAAAGGCGTAaatgaagattttatttaataaagtatTTGATGTATATAACCTAGTTAGATGACAAATTCTTGTTATGCATGTTAAATAATTTAGGTGCTGTAAATACAGTGCTGTTCGGAAGTTTCTTCTAATATTGCATTTAATCAAATAGTAGCTCGATACAATCATCTAGTGcatgttttttggggtttttttttttttttgggggggggggggcttatacatgtacagtattttgttcaattttcatGCATCAATCGAAttactttttgatttttaaatcgaTTTTTGGGCTACAATTTTTTTATGCTCATTTGAAATTCTTAGTAACCATTActtaattaaatatacatattctatttttaaacattaaaatcttttttgctTATTCTGTTcggaaattataatttttacatttaatttttcaatttgttcttttggctttaaatatttttatttcaaaagtatGGCTCTTATTGGGATTGCCTCCTCGCGGCAAGAACTGGGCAACGTTATACTTATAATGGCTAACAACCCCATAAATAAAttcgaaaaaatatttaaatcatgtATTTGAATCATGAAACTAATTAATAAGGCTATATTATCAAATTCTTTTTCCATTTGGTCAGAAATTGTTGTTTTACactgatgttttctttaaaattcttcaattaaaaaaaactcattatattttttttaaaaaattatgccaTTCAATTTCCATTTGGGTCCAGATGGGCTCCATAAGGGttcatttgggtaaatcgaggtttcatttgggtccatttgggtaaatcgacgcacaCTATTATACAAAGTATATTGCGCAAAGCGCCAAGTGCGCGCAAGTAGTGAAATGTTGATTCAACTGCAGCGTTTTACTtaaagaataaggaatcattctttgagtattatggggtgataattttggtgGGTGCGTAATCAAATCCAATTAAGCCCGAGGGGCTTTAtggtagatttgatcacgccccgaccgaaattatcaactcataatatttaaagaatgattccttattgcttatacatgtatttaaataattttaagccatcgtacgactaaatttttaaatataaataagcaaaccccgttGGCGcttcaatttggcgtcatttgaagttacaaaatcgatacgtagtgttatcacaggcaaagacactggaaaatgtaaatatataatgttaCAAAAAGTTATTTTATACTGGCAAGAAACAGGTTTAATGGTTTAAGCTTTCATTTACAAGTTAACTTAAAGTCCTGTAATTCTAAGGACAATCAATGACCCTTGTGATGAAATGCCACCATCAACAACGTGATAAATAGATCATCTAGAATGCTTGCAGAAACGATAAATACTCTCGCATAGAGATGATTTACATGACAAATATCAGCTGGAACGGTCAACAGTCAAAGGTAATACAGGTACCACCATAATCAGGGTGTGGGGACACCGAAAGCAAAAGTGACATTAAAGttaaatcacccccccccccccctcctccccttTTCAGTTCAGGGTCACAAGAAAAAAGGCATACGTGAATGTAGAGGTTAAATATTCTAATAAACAAGCCTATAATACTATTCAATATATGTACCATGATTTTGAAGGTGCTATACCTTATACGAAACAGAAACTAGAATTATAAAAGATCAGACAAGAACAGGAGGtgaatacaattaaaacatagACAGGAAACGTTTTTTGTCGAAAGAAACACGAAGGTATTAGGAAACCGTTACCATTACCAGAAAAAGATCTAAGGTTTTAAgttcaattctatgtaagaatcaatgatttataaaagggtctggccacgcatagtcaccaattttccttatatttcatacatggacacacctaggtgtaaaacgcaaaaaacCACTAAAAGTTGGTTGCTATGGGTAACCGTTGCAATGGTAATCGAGGCTAAAGATgggaaaatagcaaaacttacctactttgaagccatattagaaggttttgcccactaatgtaaactatcaaagacataaaacagcctttttcctattttcaattatttaattatataagaaaattgatggagaaaccaatacttttaaaatgttaccatggaaaccgatacaaatttttgaaatcagttttctgcggttttttaataagcccaaatgggaaactgttaaatttttacatccatttaaatgtttatgctatatacattttatcatgaaaattgacatccgttgctatggcaacaaggccaaatattaagaaaaactgagaaatttaagattattttgatatgctttcattcctgattttagatttttttttgcaattgttttagttggaacaggtaaaaatatatctacattttcattatacaccacaaaaacctttgttatgcaacagagaagtgttgttgctatggaaaattaagttgcgtaaaaaatcacacagaaattcttactttttgaaaagtccatagcaacggcatttatttttagaaaatttcagaatttttttaagtgtcattaaagttaaggacatactttattttttctcaccatttgattttatatatttattcattatatctgaataatatccatttaaaaatgcctaaaaatattataattttccttattcttaagcttgttaccatagcaacggttcccaattttcatatttaaatttttaattgcacaatcataatagtgtttaccaaaaaatccaagatttgcactttttattcaaactagatgaagaaaacatattttaaaatttctgtttagtaaccatggaaacgctctaaaaatatgcgtttctccataaattttttgtttcatttgaaaaatgacaactatttttaataatacattctaccctggaaaccccaagttctgcacattactcacaatatgttgccaaataagcattaaaatgcaatttttacatctttaccctcggttaccatggcaacgggaccacatagcaacaaacaaatggtgttaggcttttttactcaccaaagtctatcaaattgtcaagtatgaagaaaatccgtgactatgcgtggccaccgaattttgattcttacatagaattggtCTTAAGCTGTTAGATTCCATGTTCGGTACTATCAACaatcaaagtattgaaactACGTAAGGGAGTTGATTTTTGTAGGATTATTGTTAAACCAATTTCAGAACGTTGCCAAGTAATgatgttaaattaaatttgaaggGAAAAACTACGGGATTGTCTAATTAGCTTTAACATGTACCAGGTATTCTAGTGTGTGTTACTTAATGAAAATCTTTATTTCTCTGAGTAACGCATATCCTGTTGTGAAGTATGAagactgaaaatatttcttttcactCATTTTAGTAAACATTTTTGTTcgtttattgaaaataaactttGAATACTTGTTCAGGCTTACAGTGAATAACAATAACAATCTTTAGAttctcattttgtttttgtgaaaGAGCTATTTCATTTTGCGGATTCATTAATCTAATTTGTTCACAGATCCATACCACTTCCTGTGCGATTGATTGCATATAGAAGTTGACTTAAAAATCAACTCACAATAATATTATTGAGGACTAATACATTCAGACTCAAAAATAAATCTAGAGGTCTGAAGCCCTCGAGTGAAGGTAATAATCGACAGATCTAATATCACGAAAAGCAGGAAATAACCTTATGGTTCACTCAGAAACATCAGAAGCAAAAATTCATTTAGATGCTCATTGCaagaattaacatggagttcaATATCATTGGATCCCTAACTCCGGAAATGAAATCGTCAATCGTCTGCCAATTGCTGTAGCTCGCAAGTGATTATACACCAATTACAAGATTGACCATTAAGTTTGAGTGTGTTTTACTTGGTGCCTCTCTGTATTAGTTTTTGGACATTTGGTTATTATGGTATACTCGGTAACTGTCTTATCATGAGAATCAAATCTTTTCCTAGGGACACTAAAGGCTTGTCTAGATAAAATGTACTCCGAGGTATATACCATGGTCGATATCGATTAGGTATATAATGCTCTTAACTATCTTTTTAaattggattatatatatataatggacgtatatatatatatatggacgTGAAAGCGCTGTATCCCAGTATACCCAGACAAGAAGCGCGGGAAGTAATAGCAAAAGTTTTAAATCAACGACAGAAAAAAGAAGTTGACACAAATACCATTTTACAGATGATGGATGCTGTCCtggaaaataacaattttagttttaacaacaaacaatatattCAAACAGAAGGAACTGCTATTGGATCCAAACTTGGCAGAAACTATGCGTGTGTATATATGGGGGATTGGGAACGTATTCTTTTGGAACAGTGTAACGTACAACCTCTTTTTTATGTTAGATATATCGATGATATATTTGGAATCTGGTCAGGGACAGAAGCCGATCTCCTACATTTCCATGAAATGGCAAATGGTATACATCCAAATATTCAACTTGATCTACGCTTTTCTAAATCTAGCATAGAGTTCCTAGATGTAAATGTTTCtattgaaaaaggatatctttcTACCGACCTGTACAGTAAACCCACTGACAAACACATGtacctaaataaaaaatccagCCATCCTGAATCTACAAAAAAATCTATACCATTTGGACTGGGTATCCGTGCGCGCCGAATCTGCTCAACAGATGAGGGATATTTCAAACAACgggagaaaattaaaacaaatctacGCAAATGTGGATATTCCAACAAGGATGTCGAGGATCAGCTGGCGAAGGTGGATAAACTCAACCGCTCGGATTTATTGGActacagaaaaaataacaaaaagtgTAACCGTGTTCCGTTTGTGTTAAACTATTCCAGAGGACTACCAAATATTCATCAAATACTAAAGAAACGTCAACAAATTCTCGAAAATTCCGACCGCCTAAAACTTGCGTTTCATAACACACCTATAGTGGCATTCAGGAGAGACAAAAACTTGAAAGACATATTGGTCCATAAGAAGCATAATaacctattttttaaaaaacaacacttATCCGAGCCGTGTGGtgcaaaaaaatgtgttatgtgtaaatatattatttgttctgGCCAATTTCAAGATTCGAAGGGCAAAACgtatcaagttaaaaatcatatcgaTTGCAAGTCAAGTAATGTTGTTTATGGggtgttttgtaaaaagtgtaacaaaattgtatatgttgGGGAAACGGGGGTGACTTTATatcaaagacatgttttaaatttgtcacTGATCAGGAGAGAAACTAACGACCCTGtagcaatgcatttttatactgaCGAACACACAGTTGAGGATTATTCTGTAATAGGTAtcaaaaaattgtacaaagatgaaacttacagaaaattcagagaaaatttgtggaagaaaaaattaaatacttatataccttttggtataaacaaaagggaacattattgtctttagactacattattactagtttgtatagacttttcctttattttatgccccgttatctatacatttttcatatattacttgtttatgtACGAATTACGGCTATCACTGTGCTTTCTATAGACTCtcacttttatttcatatgtttttggcgcaatattgttgtatgacgtcacttgccagactgtattcatattgtgacgtcatagtatatgttctacgttgtgttgctatagacaataaacaccgactgatgaagaccggtaacacggtcgaaatattttgaaacagtgttttaaaagttttttattatatatatatatatatatatatatatatatatatatatatatatatatatatatatatatatatatatattatatatatatttttttttattttttttttttttttttaatgctgaCCTCTTAGTACTGTTAATACTGACCTGTGAATATTATTCTTGTGGATTAAATCGTACTAAAATTGACAGGTCCGAAGTCAGCTTTAGTGTAAACCGAAAATCATGCACGAATCCAGAGGGATGCGTGTGGAACTCCAACAAGAACGggcacccacccacccacccccggaaaattcaatgaTAAATTAACATGGTTCAGTTACCGAAAAATGACTCGCTCCATCTACCCCAGCAAACAAATTTATCCCTTCCTCTCCCCCAACCCAGAATATTCTGGGATCCGCCTAGTGAACAAACGCCTTACTCCTTTTGAGAGATGAATTAACTGATACATACAGAGTCATTTATTCGTGTTCCCAAACAGTTCCCATTGTTACTGGGTTAGTGGGTGAAGCACTAAAAAGTCTCCACCGTGTCCTACTGTCCAGTAAACAGGCTGTAGTAGCTGAGTGGCGAGCTGATTGGTTATCGTTAGTGAGTCAGAACAATTAGAGATTAGTCTTCTTGACTTCAGACCTGACAAATAATCCCTAATCTATCTGACGATGACATGACGAGATCAATTATAACTCATAATACATGACGAATTACGAGTCTGAAGCGCTTAAAATTTTAGGCGCTAAAGTGGGTGTGTTTTGTAGATGACTATCATCGCGGACTTATCATGATAAAGAAtagtgttgttatttttttgcattcaaacatcataagaaatttaaatataaacatgtacttgTGTATATCGACATGCGGTTAATGAAATTCTTATCTAACAGATTTATTTCGATAAAATGCAGGAAGTAAATCCACGGTTATAAAAGAAGTTTACCGTATCTCTAATTTTATTTAGTCCCAGTTTTTCCATATGACGTTTTTTGCTTAATAAAAGACGTCGCCTGCACTTGATGAAGTAGCGTGGAACCGGAATGACTCTATATCTGAAATactgaaaaaaaggaaagattgGCGACATTTAACAAGCTCGGTAAAAGCAATGTATTAGCTTCTATtttcatatttgtatttttattgcatgtttcgtttatatatatctacgacaaaaaaataaataaggatttaatttataaacttcTAGTAGtcactttttttttggggggggggggctatttaAAGTATCTGAAGTTCATTTTTGTCATCCTGTACTAAAATTGGTTTGctgtaaatattatattataccaaaatattttatattgtatctttaaaaatagcCTTTCCTTAGTCTTATTTATCTTGCGATGAAAATTACCAAAACAGTATAGAAGCAAATGATTATTACAATTACAGCACTTATACTAGAGTTCCAAGAGTATGGTTTTGGTCAAAAATATCTAACATACGTCATTATCCGTGGACAATATCCTCGAAGTgcgtaaaatgaaaaaaaagggggaaaaaaagacaataacaaactgtgaaccatctcaaaaatccataaaacaaaatacaaattcaaagcagagcaacacggacctccaaatagatagaggtagggtCAGGTGCCTAGGAGAAGTAAAACAATCGAACACAAAACTCAAATGGTCTTGCTTTGATTATTCAGTATACAGTTGGCACAGTGTaaagttttatata carries:
- the LOC128158729 gene encoding uncharacterized protein LOC128158729 isoform X4, with the protein product MSSDERYGVAATDLRGYSVRGFLDKKRPSKKLLSVKYQRRWCVLHDSTLYYFDDPKDRRQKGAFSLIGYRFWHGGTENSFSLVASGKRTYDFICPTIEDFEKWKAAIIAVTENVPSGHEVFVNKKSNYEKSPYDKVKASPSIDRKVVRKPSLTRESSDDSSEGIDPIPPARPPPIKRPPQRLPAPPVPRTVPGKTPLSKKQSEPRDMYASVNKVHLSRSNTAIPVPVDKPSGWDDDDLDDYDVVDRHQRFSDNSEPSYLTSADLQGPRNASISATKNVESNIASLLGLGLNLKDKAKTDSDSDSSVDPYVEFVGEGVIKENKQPTKNKTSRKKRHHEEPALNSVPEDPYMEFVGEGLMCGNGDGDEKDSTEEEGPSVNRQTENRKNESVKKKPLSYHRSLQLELNKKLVKRLHEPEEVTSESKESGQSGDDEPLYENFLQINTLETRSLPRDIKIPSTPPIQSHKRKQNSFDSNTDSSSDGELLPAQTCCVGSE
- the LOC128158729 gene encoding uncharacterized protein LOC128158729 isoform X3 encodes the protein MSSDERYGVAATDLRGYSVRGFLDKKRPSKKLLSVKYQRRWCVLHDSTLYYFDDPKDRRQKGAFSLIGYRFWHGGTENSFSLVASGKRTYDFICPTIEDFEKWKAAIIAVTENVPSGHEVFVNKKSNYEKSPYDKVKASPSIDRKVVRKPSLTRESSDDSSEGIDPIPPARPPPIKRPPQRLPAPPVPRTVPGKTPLSKKQSEPRDMYASVNKVHLSRSNTAIPVPVDKPSGWDDDDLDDYDVVDRHQRFSDNSSDSEDDTYARPDMNLEPVYSSIRDHIAHPDSSSGEPSYLTSADLQGPRNASISATKNVESNIASLLGLGLNLKDKAKTDSDSDSSVDPYVEFVGEGVIKENKQPTKNKTSRKKRHHEEPALNSVPEDPYMEFVGEGLMCGNGDGDEKDSTEEEGPSVNRQTENRKNESVKKKPLSYHRSLQLELNKKLVKRLHEPEEVTSESKESGQSGDDEPLYENFLQINTLETRSLPRDIKIPSTPPIQSHKRKQNSFDSNTDSSSDGELLPAQTCCVGSE
- the LOC128158729 gene encoding uncharacterized protein LOC128158729 isoform X2 → MSSDERYGVAATDLRGYSVRGFLDKKRPSKKLLSVKYQRRWCVLHDSTLYYFDDPKDRRQKGAFSLIGYRFWHGGTENSFSLVASGKRTYDFICPTIEDFEKWKAAIIAVTENVPSGHEVFVNKKSNYEKSPYDKVKASPSIDRKVVRKPSLTRESSDDSSEGIDPIPPARPPPIKRPPQRLPAPPVPRTVPGKTPLSKKQSEPRDMYASVNKVHLSRSNTAIPVPVDKPSGWDDDDLDDYDVVDRHQRFSDNNSGGEPLGIYRSSHYSSASEIEGLRIRTTSGYDHPYDVASLKIQTERVSTGEPSYLTSADLQGPRNASISATKNVESNIASLLGLGLNLKDKAKTDSDSDSSVDPYVEFVGEGVIKENKQPTKNKTSRKKRHHEEPALNSVPEDPYMEFVGEGLMCGNGDGDEKDSTEEEGPSVNRQTENRKNESVKKKPLSYHRSLQLELNKKLVKRLHEPEEVTSESKESGQSGDDEPLYENFLQINTLETRSLPRDIKIPSTPPIQSHKRKQNSFDSNTDSSSDGELLPAQTCCVGSE
- the LOC128158729 gene encoding uncharacterized protein LOC128158729 isoform X1, translating into MSSDERYGVAATDLRGYSVRGFLDKKRPSKKLLSVKYQRRWCVLHDSTLYYFDDPKDRRQKGAFSLIGYRFWHGGTENSFSLVASGKRTYDFICPTIEDFEKWKAAIIAVTENVPSGHEVFVNKKSNYEKSPYDKVKASPSIDRKVVRKPSLTRESSDDSSEGIDPIPPARPPPIKRPPQRLPAPPVPRTVPGKTPLSKKQSEPRDMYASVNKVHLSRSNTAIPVPVDKPSGWDDDDLDDYDVVDRHQRFSDNSSDSEDDTYARPDMNLEPVYSSIRDHIAHPDSSSDSGGEPLGIYRSSHYSSASEIEGLRIRTTSGYDHPYDVASLKIQTERVSTGEPSYLTSADLQGPRNASISATKNVESNIASLLGLGLNLKDKAKTDSDSDSSVDPYVEFVGEGVIKENKQPTKNKTSRKKRHHEEPALNSVPEDPYMEFVGEGLMCGNGDGDEKDSTEEEGPSVNRQTENRKNESVKKKPLSYHRSLQLELNKKLVKRLHEPEEVTSESKESGQSGDDEPLYENFLQINTLETRSLPRDIKIPSTPPIQSHKRKQNSFDSNTDSSSDGELLPAQTCCVGSE